In Candidatus Bipolaricaulota bacterium, the following are encoded in one genomic region:
- a CDS encoding ketoacyl-ACP synthase III codes for MYLPAERITNAELAALMDYDVEEYLKEKGIGVRYRAAAGEATSDMAVQAARNALDQAGLSPKDIDLIILATDTPDFVTPPTSAIIQHKLGAVNAGSFDINAACTDETIALAIASNYIALDPSINNVVVIGAYGMTKWLDWSPYSQSASKVLGMLFSDGAGAVVLTPADGPGYLASKMMTEGDYWDTYGIYLGTARPVTREMVERKQHFLRFHENGHRVPPDFNLVRWPKLLRETMAQAGYEPHDLKLVLMNQVELATVRATLEVLGLPMERTHWVADKFGYAGSASVFMALYDALEQGKIESGDLIAFCTSGAGFVLSTALFRWV; via the coding sequence ATGTATCTTCCCGCCGAACGGATCACTAACGCCGAACTCGCAGCGTTGATGGATTACGACGTAGAGGAGTACCTGAAGGAGAAGGGGATCGGAGTCCGCTACCGCGCCGCTGCCGGCGAGGCTACATCCGACATGGCTGTCCAAGCGGCGCGTAACGCACTCGATCAAGCGGGACTCTCCCCGAAGGACATCGACCTGATCATCCTCGCCACCGACACCCCGGACTTCGTCACCCCTCCCACCTCAGCGATCATTCAACACAAGCTGGGCGCGGTCAACGCCGGGTCGTTCGATATCAACGCAGCGTGCACCGATGAGACAATAGCATTGGCAATCGCATCGAACTACATCGCGCTCGATCCGTCAATCAACAACGTAGTGGTGATCGGCGCATATGGGATGACCAAGTGGCTCGACTGGAGCCCTTATTCGCAGTCGGCGTCCAAGGTGTTGGGGATGCTGTTCAGCGACGGGGCGGGAGCGGTGGTCCTTACTCCAGCCGACGGTCCGGGCTATTTGGCATCCAAGATGATGACCGAGGGAGATTATTGGGATACGTACGGGATATACCTGGGAACCGCGCGCCCGGTGACCCGCGAGATGGTGGAGCGGAAACAGCACTTCCTTCGCTTCCATGAGAACGGCCATCGCGTCCCCCCCGACTTCAACCTCGTCCGTTGGCCCAAGCTTCTCCGGGAGACGATGGCCCAGGCTGGGTATGAACCACATGATCTCAAGCTGGTGTTGATGAATCAGGTCGAGTTGGCAACGGTGCGGGCGACCCTGGAGGTACTGGGCCTACCGATGGAGAGAACACACTGGGTGGCGGACAAGTTCGGCTATGCTGGTTCCGCATCCGTGTTCATGGCGCTGTACGACGCACTCGAACAGGGCAAGATCGAATCGGGGGACCTGATCGCCTTCTGCACCTCGGGGGCCGGATTCGTCCTCTCGACCGCGCTGTTCCGCTGGGTATGA